The following are from one region of the Geoalkalibacter subterraneus genome:
- the tssK gene encoding type VI secretion system baseplate subunit TssK, giving the protein MGMNGLRKIIWTEGMFLGPQHFQQWDRYQEQVQGLFTRTLNPLAWGLLDLRIDHRSLENGHLRIENCLALFPDGQLVAYDAAVDPPLGCELEGRGGDSVDVYLGLPANRCVEGISGYPQRRLLSGWQAEYLEIADEYDTERGREVLMARPNLVLLRADQPRDAFAALPVARVRSQGDGSFSLVREFIPPVASIKASPRLESLLSGMVEIIAARMRMLNDRKNACGGGAGEFVQSDPLNFHLLQVLSGAWGSLKHFQHHPELHPEILYRHLSALAGSLLAFAKGDADEIPRYRHEALDQVFPPLAQLLEQLMEVQTRQRSVEMVLERENDCLWRVEGLAPEQLRGASFFLEVDHAADSPDWITDFTRQVKVGARSSIEQMVASALPGVRLVHTQRPPARMSVRSGCEYFRLEARGDAWKRMVEEGTIAVFVSHPFAQASLALARVQES; this is encoded by the coding sequence ATGGGAATGAACGGTCTGCGAAAAATTATCTGGACTGAAGGGATGTTCCTTGGCCCACAGCATTTTCAGCAGTGGGACCGTTACCAGGAGCAGGTTCAGGGGCTCTTCACCCGCACCCTCAACCCTCTGGCCTGGGGGTTGCTCGATCTGCGGATTGATCACCGGTCCCTGGAAAACGGCCACCTGCGTATTGAGAATTGTCTGGCCCTGTTCCCCGACGGGCAGTTGGTTGCCTATGACGCTGCTGTCGATCCTCCTTTAGGCTGCGAACTGGAGGGGCGCGGCGGCGACAGTGTGGATGTCTATCTGGGGCTGCCGGCAAACCGCTGTGTCGAGGGGATTTCCGGCTATCCCCAAAGGCGGCTCCTGAGCGGCTGGCAGGCGGAATATCTTGAAATTGCCGATGAGTACGACACCGAACGCGGCCGCGAAGTGCTGATGGCGCGCCCCAATCTGGTGCTTTTGCGTGCTGACCAACCCCGCGATGCCTTTGCCGCGCTGCCGGTTGCGCGGGTCCGCAGCCAGGGGGATGGCAGCTTCAGCCTGGTACGGGAATTTATCCCTCCTGTTGCGAGCATCAAAGCTTCACCCCGCCTGGAATCTCTGCTGAGTGGGATGGTGGAGATCATCGCTGCCCGCATGCGCATGCTGAATGACCGCAAAAATGCCTGTGGAGGCGGTGCAGGCGAGTTCGTTCAGAGTGATCCTCTCAATTTTCACCTGCTGCAGGTTCTCTCCGGTGCCTGGGGTTCGCTCAAACATTTTCAGCATCACCCCGAACTGCACCCTGAAATTCTTTATCGGCACCTGAGCGCTCTTGCAGGAAGCCTGCTGGCTTTTGCGAAAGGGGATGCCGACGAGATCCCACGCTATCGTCATGAGGCTCTGGATCAGGTTTTCCCTCCGCTGGCGCAACTGCTGGAACAGCTGATGGAGGTGCAGACCCGCCAGCGCAGTGTGGAGATGGTCCTTGAACGTGAAAACGACTGCCTGTGGCGGGTTGAGGGCCTCGCCCCCGAGCAGCTGCGGGGAGCGTCCTTTTTTCTTGAAGTGGATCATGCCGCCGACAGCCCCGACTGGATCACAGACTTTACCCGCCAGGTGAAAGTCGGAGCGCGCAGCAGCATAGAACAGATGGTGGCTTCGGCGCTGCCGGGTGTGCGCCTGGTCCACACCCAGCGTCCGCCGGCGCGCATGTCGGTGCGCAGCGGCTGCGAATATTTCCGCCTGGAGGCGCGCGGCGATGCCTGGAAACGGATGGTGGAGGAGGGGACGATCGCCGTGTTCGTCTCTCACCCTTTTGCCCAGGCGTCGCTGGCCCTGGCCAGGGTACAGGAGTCTTAA
- the icmH gene encoding type IVB secretion system protein IcmH/DotU, translating to MESQVRTGEVNPLLECSQTLFSLVAPLRGSDDGKQPDEGFRDRIMAGFDQMERMAFERQIGMVILKDAKYALAAFVDEAVMCSRWPGRTAWMSRPLQLEMFGDHVAGEGFFERLAQLRQGGEANLDLIELYYICLQLGFEGIYKVRGLEQLMALQVDLRSQIEGYRGVVDPRLSPAGVPRDGFFNRVRREVPYWVVTVTTVAVIFFGYVGYAYTINRMATHSVVEMEAEGRIINQLAMNQRRAPVTPEEVEP from the coding sequence ATGGAGTCTCAGGTCAGAACCGGCGAGGTTAATCCTCTCCTTGAGTGCAGTCAGACGCTTTTCAGCCTGGTGGCGCCGTTGCGCGGCAGCGATGACGGCAAGCAGCCGGATGAAGGTTTTCGCGACCGAATCATGGCCGGTTTCGATCAGATGGAGCGCATGGCTTTTGAACGCCAGATCGGCATGGTCATCCTCAAGGACGCAAAATACGCCCTGGCCGCGTTTGTCGACGAGGCGGTGATGTGCAGTCGTTGGCCGGGGCGCACCGCATGGATGAGCCGCCCCCTGCAACTCGAAATGTTCGGCGACCATGTGGCCGGCGAGGGTTTTTTCGAGCGCCTGGCGCAGCTTCGTCAGGGGGGCGAGGCCAATCTCGACCTCATTGAGCTGTATTACATCTGTCTGCAACTGGGGTTTGAAGGGATCTACAAGGTGCGGGGTCTGGAACAGCTCATGGCGCTGCAGGTCGACTTGCGCAGTCAGATCGAAGGATATCGCGGCGTGGTCGATCCACGTCTTTCGCCGGCGGGTGTTCCCCGGGACGGGTTTTTCAACCGGGTTCGGCGTGAAGTGCCTTACTGGGTGGTCACGGTGACAACGGTGGCGGTGATTTTTTTCGGATATGTGGGCTACGCCTACACCATCAATCGGATGGCGACTCACAGCGTCGTTGAGATGGAGGCCGAAGGCCGCATCATCAACCAGCTGGCGATGAACCAGCGGCGGGCTCCTGTCACGCCGGAGGAGGTCGAACCGTGA
- the tssM gene encoding type VI secretion system membrane subunit TssM — MKSFLLLLQGYLLGRTGSRVIGILLLFSLIWWAGPYIGLEGENLRIGIILVIILLLLLAWGVRLLLLRRRAGRFHAELQSSSGAGDDDRRLEIEELQKKIDEAVATLKSSELGVNHRGSAALYALPWFMIIGPSAAGKTTLLRHSGLHFPYADKGDIDIRGFGGTRNCDWWFSNEAVLLDTAGRYTTEPADNREWKAFLGLLRKHRRRMPVNGVLVAISLEDLLTGDEDAIAQHVKIIRDRLDELTTGLGCLVPVYLVVTKCDLLHGFVSFFEDLGEHDRNQVWGAWLGEQNDPETLVADFEKHLDDLYERLCSMRLRKLSMQRRFSAKAQIHEFPAEFKEAAARFGEFTRLLFKSNPYQETPRFCGVYLTSATQEGTPLQRILGNMRQAFGYVEDGSSAKPEIVRSYFVKKVFQDIIFANAQAGVKTRRREIAARLLKSSWIAASLALIAGSFMVLSTSLTSNTLLVKRGSAAAEHVRTVLAAADPQPEQVLGSLEELYSHYRNLQAYEHKRPWHLVLGVYEGGAQLAPTRRILLEGLELSFFQPVARALEFRLENQIRQWEALDEKGREKMRAGFYRDLKTYLMLTEPGRLDIEAVSPLLSELWQEELMRSRVQDSEDSLFADHQAQTLVGFYLDHLKKDSPPWRVAAWTAREGLVEQARGQLRTPPDAQRLYAQLVDRGWDQLSELTLKDLIRGYDFGLLSSDFILPGVFTEKGWREFVRPEIDQAVDDASRGDWVIGARPELEEEESGEAAGSVGHYEDAELAQRLEREIRRIYFADYAEAWFALLDSVRVAPFSSVDDAARKILILSRSDGPIGELMRVVSGNISPLDSPAASAAALAEKAADMPGDARHTVAELEGPLRDLRKFCDPADKMSVSLLVNQYLLAVSAMQSEIEALGAAADVPREAGEYAANILTGGGARCELYKSWVSTTRLLGGIEARTRRVAGNLLMAPLRHAWQAILAETRKDLQRAWKNNVHAAYGRKVEGRFPFVADGQDAALVDVTDFFRPQDGVLWSFVNHNLSPFLTRERNGWRQKTWLGQGPGFNRHLLQGLEQARLISDGLFRRGGDEPEVRFHLYPMPVRGLSEMFLECNGGSYRYRNEPQEWRQFHWPGDMQSPGARVYGITGLGTGRAELEFDGVWGLFHLLEKARLTAESGTQYLSVWELNADHGMPVAVQFKIRADRENNVFERGLFSKLQLPYTIF; from the coding sequence GTGAAAAGCTTTCTGCTGCTGTTGCAGGGTTATCTGCTAGGGCGCACCGGCAGCCGGGTCATCGGTATCCTGCTGCTTTTCTCCCTTATCTGGTGGGCTGGGCCCTATATCGGACTTGAGGGAGAAAACCTGCGTATCGGGATTATTCTGGTCATCATTCTCCTGTTGCTGCTGGCGTGGGGAGTGCGGCTGCTTCTGTTGCGTCGCCGCGCCGGCCGTTTTCATGCTGAACTGCAGTCCAGCAGCGGTGCGGGTGATGACGACCGCCGGCTTGAGATCGAGGAGCTGCAGAAAAAGATCGATGAGGCGGTCGCCACGCTCAAATCTTCGGAGCTGGGCGTGAATCATCGCGGCAGCGCGGCTCTTTACGCCTTGCCCTGGTTCATGATCATCGGGCCGTCGGCGGCCGGCAAGACCACCCTGCTACGCCACTCGGGACTGCACTTTCCTTATGCCGATAAGGGCGATATCGATATCCGCGGTTTCGGCGGCACCCGCAACTGCGACTGGTGGTTCTCCAATGAAGCGGTTTTGCTGGACACGGCCGGGCGCTACACGACCGAGCCTGCCGACAACAGGGAATGGAAGGCGTTTCTCGGCCTGCTTCGCAAGCATCGCCGCCGCATGCCGGTCAACGGAGTGCTGGTGGCTATCAGCCTTGAGGATCTGCTCACCGGCGATGAGGACGCCATCGCGCAGCACGTCAAGATCATCCGCGACCGACTCGACGAGTTGACCACCGGTCTGGGGTGCCTGGTTCCCGTTTATCTGGTGGTGACCAAGTGCGATCTGCTGCACGGCTTCGTTTCTTTCTTCGAAGATCTCGGGGAACACGACCGCAATCAGGTCTGGGGTGCATGGCTGGGGGAGCAGAACGACCCGGAGACCCTGGTTGCTGACTTTGAAAAACATCTTGATGATCTCTATGAGCGCCTGTGCTCCATGCGTCTGCGCAAGCTTTCCATGCAGCGCCGCTTTTCCGCCAAGGCGCAGATTCATGAATTCCCAGCCGAGTTCAAAGAAGCTGCGGCACGTTTCGGCGAGTTCACGCGCCTGCTGTTCAAGTCCAATCCCTACCAGGAAACCCCGCGTTTCTGTGGCGTCTACCTGACCAGCGCGACCCAGGAAGGCACTCCCCTGCAGCGTATTCTCGGCAACATGCGGCAGGCTTTCGGTTATGTCGAGGATGGATCGTCGGCCAAACCTGAAATCGTGCGCAGCTACTTCGTCAAAAAAGTATTCCAGGACATCATTTTTGCCAATGCGCAGGCAGGGGTGAAGACCCGGCGGCGTGAGATTGCGGCGCGGCTTCTCAAATCGAGCTGGATCGCGGCATCGCTGGCGTTGATCGCCGGCAGCTTCATGGTGCTGAGCACTTCGCTGACCAGCAACACGCTGCTGGTGAAGCGCGGTAGTGCTGCGGCGGAGCATGTGCGGACAGTATTGGCCGCCGCCGACCCACAACCGGAGCAGGTGCTTGGCTCTCTCGAGGAATTGTACTCTCATTATCGCAATCTGCAGGCGTATGAACACAAGCGCCCCTGGCATCTGGTGCTGGGAGTTTATGAGGGCGGGGCGCAGCTTGCCCCTACCCGCAGGATTCTGCTTGAAGGGCTGGAGCTGAGCTTTTTCCAGCCGGTCGCGCGGGCCCTCGAGTTTCGCCTGGAGAACCAGATTCGGCAGTGGGAAGCCCTGGACGAAAAAGGGCGAGAGAAGATGCGCGCGGGTTTTTACCGTGATCTGAAAACCTACCTTATGCTCACTGAGCCCGGGCGGTTGGACATTGAGGCGGTGAGCCCTCTGTTGTCTGAGCTCTGGCAGGAAGAGCTGATGCGCAGCCGGGTGCAGGATTCCGAAGATTCGTTATTTGCCGACCATCAAGCGCAGACTCTGGTCGGATTTTATCTCGATCATCTGAAGAAGGACTCACCGCCCTGGAGGGTTGCCGCCTGGACGGCGCGTGAGGGACTGGTGGAACAGGCCCGCGGGCAGCTGCGAACTCCGCCGGACGCACAGCGCCTCTATGCGCAGCTTGTCGACCGGGGATGGGATCAACTGTCGGAACTCACGCTGAAGGATCTGATCCGCGGCTACGATTTCGGCCTGTTGAGCAGTGATTTCATTCTGCCGGGCGTGTTTACCGAGAAGGGCTGGCGCGAATTTGTGCGTCCGGAGATCGACCAAGCTGTGGACGACGCCAGCCGTGGCGATTGGGTGATCGGAGCGCGCCCGGAACTTGAGGAAGAGGAATCGGGCGAGGCCGCCGGTTCCGTTGGTCATTATGAGGATGCTGAACTGGCGCAGCGGCTGGAGCGGGAGATCCGGCGGATCTATTTCGCCGACTACGCCGAAGCCTGGTTCGCCCTGTTGGATTCGGTGCGGGTTGCGCCATTTTCATCTGTGGATGATGCGGCACGAAAAATTCTCATCCTGTCACGCAGCGACGGGCCCATCGGCGAACTGATGCGCGTGGTTTCCGGCAATATCAGTCCCCTGGACAGCCCCGCTGCGTCGGCGGCCGCGCTGGCGGAAAAAGCGGCGGATATGCCGGGCGATGCGCGCCATACGGTCGCCGAGTTGGAGGGGCCGTTGCGCGATCTGCGTAAATTCTGCGACCCGGCCGACAAGATGAGCGTCAGTCTGCTTGTCAACCAGTACCTGCTTGCCGTCTCCGCCATGCAGAGCGAGATCGAGGCCCTGGGGGCGGCCGCCGATGTGCCCCGCGAAGCAGGCGAGTATGCCGCCAATATTTTGACCGGCGGCGGCGCCCGTTGCGAGCTTTATAAGAGCTGGGTCTCCACCACCAGACTGCTGGGCGGCATAGAAGCTCGCACGCGGCGCGTGGCAGGCAACCTGCTGATGGCTCCGCTGCGCCATGCCTGGCAGGCGATTCTGGCGGAAACCCGCAAAGATCTGCAGAGAGCCTGGAAAAACAATGTTCACGCCGCTTATGGCCGCAAAGTCGAGGGACGTTTTCCTTTCGTCGCCGATGGGCAGGATGCCGCCCTGGTGGATGTGACCGATTTCTTCCGCCCTCAAGACGGTGTGCTCTGGTCATTCGTCAACCACAACCTGTCTCCCTTCCTCACACGCGAGCGTAACGGCTGGCGCCAGAAGACCTGGCTGGGGCAGGGGCCTGGCTTCAACCGTCATCTACTGCAGGGATTGGAGCAGGCGCGGCTGATCAGTGACGGTCTTTTCCGGCGCGGCGGCGACGAGCCCGAGGTGCGCTTCCATCTCTACCCCATGCCGGTGCGCGGCTTGAGCGAAATGTTCCTGGAGTGCAACGGCGGTTCCTACCGTTATCGCAACGAACCCCAGGAGTGGCGCCAGTTTCATTGGCCGGGAGATATGCAGAGCCCCGGAGCGCGGGTGTACGGCATAACCGGTTTGGGAACCGGACGGGCTGAGCTCGAATTCGACGGCGTCTGGGGGCTGTTTCACCTGCTGGAGAAAGCCCGGCTGACGGCGGAAAGCGGTACGCAGTATCTGAGCGTATGGGAGCTGAATGCCGATCACGGCATGCCGGTCGCGGTGCAGTTTAAAATCCGCGCCGACCGCGAGAACAATGTCTTCGAGCGCGGGCTGTTCTCAAAACTGCAGCTGCCTTACACCATCTTTTAA
- the tagF gene encoding type VI secretion system-associated protein TagF produces MFGLFTRSARNPVARRDVDQHGCFGKMPIHPDFIRHGVRAREVVAFENWVQGGVGLISRHGQGGERNPLSAFPRHHLVMTGGEQDRTLGATLSASRDRSGRAYPFVVFRLADEPLFHEMQAAAPLVFDEFYQCSNEILDAPWRQEPLALLLDRIDGMAARDYGRSRRQLLERQIALLGDISMGRFWQEAFPGQAPARQGLFEALFSALRSAARRGPGRITWGLRFPLATGDHVLPTVVFWVQMVEAILEDRHWRAHYFWHEGNEGGPGSLTLFFRPPAPSLFLWLMPDTVDDSGLFDLRRAMHERSDVSCPPELARMLRDDEVSMLDLLYRAGRREVLL; encoded by the coding sequence ATGTTCGGACTTTTTACACGCAGCGCCAGAAATCCTGTCGCCCGCCGCGACGTCGACCAGCACGGTTGTTTCGGCAAGATGCCGATTCATCCTGACTTTATCCGTCATGGCGTGCGGGCCAGGGAGGTCGTGGCTTTCGAGAATTGGGTGCAGGGGGGCGTCGGCCTGATCTCCCGCCACGGGCAGGGAGGAGAGCGCAACCCCCTGTCCGCTTTTCCGCGCCACCATCTGGTCATGACCGGCGGGGAGCAGGACCGGACCCTGGGCGCGACCCTGAGTGCCAGCCGAGACCGCAGCGGCCGTGCCTATCCTTTTGTCGTGTTCAGGCTGGCCGATGAGCCCCTGTTCCACGAGATGCAGGCCGCTGCCCCGCTGGTTTTTGATGAATTCTACCAGTGCAGCAACGAAATTCTTGACGCGCCCTGGCGCCAGGAGCCGCTTGCTCTGCTGCTTGATCGCATCGACGGTATGGCCGCGCGCGATTACGGTCGGTCCCGCCGCCAGCTTCTTGAACGACAGATCGCCTTGCTCGGCGACATTTCCATGGGCCGCTTCTGGCAGGAAGCCTTCCCGGGACAGGCGCCTGCCCGGCAGGGGTTGTTCGAGGCTCTTTTCAGCGCGCTGCGCAGTGCGGCGCGCAGAGGGCCGGGACGCATCACCTGGGGACTGCGCTTCCCGCTGGCAACCGGTGACCATGTACTGCCGACGGTGGTTTTCTGGGTGCAGATGGTGGAAGCGATTCTTGAAGACCGTCACTGGCGGGCTCACTATTTCTGGCATGAGGGCAATGAGGGGGGACCGGGATCGCTGACCCTGTTTTTCCGGCCGCCGGCTCCCTCCCTGTTTCTGTGGCTGATGCCGGACACTGTTGACGATAGCGGGTTGTTCGATCTGAGGCGGGCCATGCACGAGCGCTCCGATGTGAGTTGTCCCCCGGAGCTTGCGCGCATGTTGCGGGATGACGAGGTGTCCATGCTGGATCTTCTTTACCGCGCAGGCCGGCGGGAGGTGCTGCTGTGA
- the tssA gene encoding type VI secretion system protein TssA — MSAPAEAAAPAQLSLLEAFCAPLPEGGEDPRYRDEFLLAKREIDKLHKNDYDLIHDLCCALLSRQGKDLRVAGFLVMASLGRDGLVGLIDATEGYRHLLEHFWDDCHPRKESLRISAVNWLNGARLEAMAREAGRKASADQRDQLRRKVDEINRLLSSRLGDEAPRWRSMDDWLKTEPPAEPSLPAAAGDVQNMPASFSKGGKDEAETEPETNCAFSRQQADIGSEREAFGMTRALSRFYNEQGNRLQAAAFNRALRWGGLNLPPHDQGRTRVPAPRDSAFAALEHQCRTDAPEALLDLCESLFMEPGGQFWLDLQYQCSRAAGAAGLEDLQRFIDGQTRLLLERFSELESLSFEDGRPFASPATRSWLDELGNTPPGETSQPEPAALDGWDAQLTELVTKARSLAVEKKLSQALNLIRTLPAPNKARRLRLQLAQAEICLQGGRPDVALPLAQHLEELSASLQVEHWDQSLALEIWRTALETFQQCLRRAAPEEKPLFNEHIRCLRARICRADPAVAVKWL; from the coding sequence GTGAGCGCCCCGGCCGAAGCCGCCGCTCCGGCGCAACTGTCGCTGCTGGAGGCGTTCTGTGCTCCTTTGCCCGAAGGTGGTGAAGACCCGCGTTATCGGGATGAATTTCTGCTGGCCAAGCGGGAAATCGACAAGCTGCATAAAAACGATTACGACCTCATCCATGATCTCTGCTGCGCTCTGCTATCCCGGCAGGGCAAGGATCTCCGGGTTGCAGGCTTCCTGGTGATGGCCTCTCTGGGGCGTGACGGCCTGGTGGGGCTGATCGACGCAACCGAGGGTTACCGCCATCTGCTGGAGCATTTCTGGGACGACTGTCATCCCCGCAAGGAAAGTCTGCGGATCAGCGCCGTCAACTGGCTCAACGGCGCGCGCCTCGAGGCGATGGCGCGGGAGGCGGGACGCAAGGCATCTGCGGACCAGCGGGATCAACTTCGTCGTAAGGTGGATGAAATCAACCGCCTGCTGAGTTCCCGGCTGGGGGATGAGGCTCCACGCTGGCGATCGATGGACGACTGGCTCAAGACCGAGCCGCCTGCTGAACCCTCTCTGCCGGCAGCGGCGGGGGATGTTCAGAATATGCCCGCATCTTTCTCCAAAGGAGGAAAAGATGAAGCTGAGACTGAACCTGAAACGAATTGCGCATTTTCCCGGCAGCAGGCTGACATCGGTTCGGAGCGTGAGGCCTTCGGCATGACGCGCGCCCTGAGCCGCTTTTATAACGAGCAGGGCAACCGTCTTCAGGCTGCGGCATTCAACCGTGCCCTGCGCTGGGGAGGTTTGAACCTGCCGCCTCATGATCAAGGGCGGACCCGTGTTCCGGCCCCCCGCGACAGTGCATTTGCCGCTCTCGAACATCAGTGCAGGACCGATGCTCCGGAAGCGTTGCTCGATCTGTGCGAATCCCTGTTTATGGAACCCGGCGGGCAGTTCTGGCTCGACCTGCAGTATCAGTGCAGCCGGGCCGCCGGGGCGGCAGGGTTGGAGGATCTGCAGCGATTCATCGACGGGCAGACCCGTTTGCTGCTCGAGCGCTTCTCCGAATTGGAATCGTTGAGTTTTGAGGACGGACGTCCTTTTGCCTCGCCCGCGACCCGCAGCTGGCTCGATGAACTGGGGAATACCCCTCCCGGGGAGACGAGCCAGCCCGAACCTGCGGCCCTGGATGGCTGGGACGCGCAATTGACGGAACTGGTAACAAAAGCCCGCAGTCTGGCGGTTGAAAAAAAGCTTTCCCAGGCGTTGAACCTGATCCGTACTCTGCCTGCGCCGAATAAAGCACGGCGTCTGCGCCTGCAGCTGGCACAGGCCGAGATCTGCCTGCAGGGCGGCCGGCCCGATGTGGCGCTGCCCCTGGCGCAACATCTGGAAGAGTTGTCCGCAAGCCTCCAGGTGGAGCATTGGGATCAGTCCCTGGCCCTTGAGATCTGGCGGACCGCTCTTGAAACCTTTCAACAGTGCCTTCGCAGAGCCGCGCCCGAGGAGAAACCCCTGTTCAACGAACACATCCGCTGCCTGCGTGCCAGGATCTGCCGCGCCGATCCGGCAGTTGCGGTGAAATGGCTTTAA
- the tssB gene encoding type VI secretion system contractile sheath small subunit: MADSFQKEIPKARVNIALDVETGGSRKKMELPLKMLVVGDFTNGRTQGKVAERERTEINRNNFEAVLRDMAPEARFSVPNELAGDGSEIGVSLKFDSMKAFHPDRVANQIPEMHSMMAMRNLLKDLKANLLDNAGFRKELEKIVKDQPELAELTGQLEKILRPVPVTGGE, encoded by the coding sequence ATGGCTGACAGTTTTCAGAAAGAAATTCCGAAGGCGCGCGTCAATATCGCCCTCGACGTCGAGACGGGGGGCAGCCGCAAAAAGATGGAACTGCCCCTGAAGATGCTGGTGGTGGGTGATTTCACCAACGGCAGGACCCAGGGCAAGGTGGCGGAGCGCGAACGGACCGAGATCAACCGGAATAACTTTGAAGCCGTGCTGCGCGACATGGCTCCCGAAGCGCGTTTTTCAGTGCCCAACGAGCTGGCCGGTGACGGCAGCGAGATTGGGGTGTCGCTCAAATTCGACTCCATGAAAGCTTTTCATCCGGACCGGGTCGCCAATCAGATTCCCGAGATGCACAGCATGATGGCGATGCGCAACCTGCTCAAGGATCTGAAGGCCAATCTGCTGGACAATGCCGGCTTCCGCAAGGAGTTGGAAAAGATTGTCAAGGATCAGCCCGAGCTTGCCGAATTGACCGGGCAGTTGGAAAAAATTCTCCGACCGGTGCCCGTCACCGGCGGCGAGTAG
- the tssC gene encoding type VI secretion system contractile sheath large subunit, with product MAIQESIQSKNVVTEDCTPSSAYERLCSLVDISPLDETVALDTFADAGKLADISLNKRLTAAIQVFLDLAARSSSGVERIDKTLLDSYIAQIDETISRQLDAVLHHAEFQRVEASWRGLKHLVDRCDFRANIKLELLDCRKDDLRDDFEEAPETVQTGLYRHVYVNEYDTPGGQPISAMVANYEFDNTPQDVALLTDVSRVAASAHCPFISSVGARFFGKESIDELPKIHDLATYMERAEYIRWQSFRESEDARYVGLVLPRFLLRLPYGADSNPVRTFNYEEEVRAEHHGNYLWGNAAFAFAANIARSFADNGWAVNIRGPESGGKVENLAIHNYDVGKGLQSKIPTEILIPETRELEFAQLGFIPLSYYKNSDYACFFSADSVQKPTQYQADDATANARINARLPYIFLVSRISHYLKVLQRENIGTTKSRQTLENELNTWLQTLVTKMKDPEPDLLATHPLKDGRVEVAEIPENPGFFSVSLYVIPHFQIEGVDVRLNLVAQMPRAEK from the coding sequence ATGGCTATCCAGGAAAGTATCCAGAGTAAAAACGTTGTCACCGAGGACTGCACCCCTTCGAGCGCCTATGAGCGGTTGTGCAGCCTGGTCGACATTTCGCCGCTCGACGAAACGGTGGCATTGGACACCTTCGCTGACGCCGGCAAACTTGCCGATATCTCTCTCAACAAGCGGCTCACCGCTGCCATCCAGGTATTTCTCGATCTTGCTGCGCGCAGCAGCAGTGGCGTGGAGCGCATCGACAAGACCCTGCTCGACTCCTATATCGCGCAGATCGACGAAACCATCAGCCGTCAGCTCGACGCCGTATTGCATCACGCCGAGTTCCAGCGGGTCGAAGCCTCCTGGCGCGGTCTGAAACACCTGGTCGACCGCTGTGATTTTCGCGCCAATATCAAGCTCGAACTTCTTGACTGTCGCAAAGACGACCTGCGCGACGATTTCGAGGAGGCGCCGGAGACGGTGCAGACCGGCCTGTATCGCCACGTGTACGTCAATGAGTACGATACGCCGGGCGGACAGCCCATTTCGGCCATGGTCGCCAATTACGAATTCGACAACACGCCCCAGGATGTGGCGCTGCTGACCGATGTTTCGCGGGTCGCAGCCAGCGCGCACTGCCCCTTCATCAGCTCGGTGGGTGCACGCTTCTTCGGTAAGGAGAGTATCGACGAGCTGCCGAAGATTCATGATCTCGCTACCTACATGGAGCGGGCCGAATACATTCGCTGGCAGTCTTTTCGCGAATCGGAAGATGCGCGTTATGTCGGTCTGGTTCTGCCGCGTTTCCTGCTGCGTTTGCCTTACGGGGCCGACAGCAACCCGGTGCGTACCTTCAATTACGAAGAGGAGGTTCGCGCCGAGCACCATGGAAATTACCTGTGGGGCAATGCCGCGTTTGCATTTGCCGCCAATATCGCCCGGTCCTTTGCCGACAACGGCTGGGCGGTCAATATCCGTGGGCCCGAATCCGGCGGCAAGGTCGAAAATCTGGCCATTCATAATTACGATGTCGGCAAGGGTCTCCAGAGCAAGATCCCCACGGAGATCCTCATTCCGGAAACGCGCGAACTCGAATTCGCCCAGCTCGGATTCATCCCCCTGAGCTACTACAAAAACAGTGACTATGCCTGTTTCTTCTCGGCGGACTCGGTGCAGAAGCCGACCCAGTACCAGGCTGACGACGCGACCGCCAACGCCCGCATCAACGCGCGTCTGCCCTATATCTTCCTGGTTTCGCGCATATCGCACTATCTCAAGGTGCTGCAGCGCGAAAATATCGGCACCACCAAGAGCCGCCAGACGCTGGAGAACGAACTCAACACCTGGCTGCAGACCCTGGTGACCAAGATGAAGGATCCGGAACCCGATCTGCTCGCCACCCATCCCCTGAAGGACGGGCGGGTTGAGGTTGCAGAAATTCCTGAAAACCCCGGCTTCTTCAGCGTCAGCCTGTATGTGATTCCCCACTTTCAGATCGAAGGCGTGGATGTGCGGCTCAACCTGGTGGCGCAGATGCCGCGCGCGGAGAAGTAG